ATTCGCATTGAATGCTACAGTAACGGCCACGCATTATGTTTAAAACGAAGAGCTACTACTCTATAATATTAGATCATACAGGTGAGCAGTTGGCGACGGCATAAAGGCTCCATCTCAAACTTCTCGTTTTCCTTTTACAAGTACTACGTGCTACGTTGTTTGGAGAGGATAGCTTGGTTTTTAGCTAGAGCCGCTAGCAAATTAAGAACCTGAAACATTAAGGTGGTGTCTGTCACCCAAATACCCCGCCCCGCCCGCCCCGGGTTATCATGGCTAGGTTGCTTTTAGTTTTGCATTGGGTACCTAACTCCAGCTGCCAAAAGTCGTTGCTGTTCTATCTGCATCATATCATTAGATTTTTGTCTTTAATGGATGAGGTATCATGGGGAAAAATCGAAAGTAGTACTGCATGCAGAAAGTtgaaagacaaaaagaaaaaaaggaaaaaaaaaattgtgcagATGATCATACATGAAACAGTTCgtgcaatttatttttaaggtagCAATACTCATGCTCTAGCAGCTCCAAAGCTCTCAAACACCTGAAGACCAAAGATCCCAGATGATAAAATAGCTAAAAAATGCAATGCTTTGTCGTTTACTCATTCTCacttcacagagagagagagagagagagagacgtggtGAAAAAGTGAAAGGTATGCATGGAAGCCCGAGTATAGAGGAGGAAAGGTCGCACCCACCCAGCACGGTTATTCTGTTCAGAAGCGGCGCGAAAGGCAACGCAAACGTTTCTGACTCGCTTGGCACCTATGCTCGAGCTGCTTCCCATAAACTGATTCAAATGGATTCCCATTTTCTTGTAGTCAGAGAACTCCCTCTCCATCCTGTCACATCACGTACAAAAGATAAACCAAATTAACACCATCattcaaaaccataaaaattaaCGTAAAATTTCATATACAGGTCCGTCACCAAAATTAAGgtttttttgagagagagagagagaggggctcACAACAATCCTCTGAGGTTTTTTAAGAGCTTCTCCGACTCATGAAAGTAGATGGTAACAACCTCGCAGACAAAGTTTGGGGAGCTCTCATCTTGAAGCTGCTGAAGCTGCACGAATTGCTCATCCAGTACACCCTAAACATCAAACCAAAATCACTGAATCCAACTTCCAAGATAAAAGTACTGTGAATACGCGGGATAGCTAGTAaagaaaaaccaacaacaaacttGTAACAACATGCATGTTAATCGGAAAAATATTTCTGTAACAACAAGCTAGTATTAATGAAGATTTCTGTAGAACACTAGCTTTGAACAATAATATCAAACGAAACGACTCctccaagaaataaaaaaggtgaTTACCTGGTGGAAGAGTAGGGCGAGCAAACGATTCATGTCAGCCCACAACCGATCCGCACCCAACCCAAGCATCCACAGAGGAAGACCCGTCTTGGCtgaccaaaaaaataaacagcaaaaagagaaaaaactaaagatttctcttttttcctttatcaGTAGGTTCGTAGTTTGAAGGTTTTGTGTAATTTAGGAGAAACAACCTGGATGTCATAACTATTTAAAGCCAAGCAGTGGCTTGGACCCCACTGCTCCAACAGTCCTACACGGGGTTACTAAAGACTGCAATTTTTCACGCACCAAAAGTTTCGGCACTTCTGACGTACTGGTTTATTAGTAACGTAGTATAGGGGAGTTTGGTGCATATGGTACCGGGAGATTTTGTGGACTGAATCGAATTCAGGATTAGATTGGACCAAACTCTTTAAAGACGGGGTTGGTTTAATTCCATTCGGCACCATGGattcccttttttttaatctaaagatattttgtttaatatttatatgattatattgtgatatatttaatatatatacatatggtatactgttatatatattaatatatatatatatatatatatatattagtaatatactaattctattagtctattagtatatagtaaattagtaatagttattaacttatttactataactaataatacactaatactaatacttgaactaataactatatgtgataataataataatactatatgtaatatactagtattattatatctcttcaaactccacacatttattaatattctatgtaatactatattaaataatagtaatactcttattactaatattctatgtagttatactaatactctatgtagctatattaaatactatattactaatactctatatagttatagtgatttaatactaacatattacatattaagttaactatactaatactattataaatttatacatatgatatattatcatttataccataactcttataatatgttgatatatactaatactatatattatagttaatagttatacattaaagaatataataatacattgatactaaatacatatagttatagacttataatgatttagttattatgaatttatgattagtataactatataataatattggtattagactattagtaatttagtataactatattatattagttatgttgaatcagtcAATTAGAATAACTacattctacattattagtattaatataaataatagtattagttataactatatagcctatattaaaattgagagtcttagactatataataaactaatagtattagtacaactgtataagtatattgtatatatagctatatattagtattaataatagtgattagtataactatataatagtattaatagtagactattaattagtatagctatatattagtaatattagtgatttagttattaacttattatgattagtataactatataaattataatagtattagactattaatatagttatatattagtaatattaattcTGGTGATTCAATgatttagtataattatataagtattaattatagttattagtataactatataaattatagtatagtgATAATTCTATtgattaaatataagtatagtgataattaaattatattaattataatgacaagtatactatatagttatacatggtattaattatagtgattagtataactatataaattatataatagtatattagtattaatagtagactattagtactCCGTTTATAATTAATTCTAATCTTATGACTGTAATGTGGAGTATGAGTTCATTTTGGATAAGAGATCGGTATAGGACGCATGATATTTTTTCCGAGTTTGTTGCTTTCTTAGTTTTTAAGAGACGTAAAAACAGGCATGACAAGAAGTTCGATCCCCTCGCAATATACACAGTGCCCTCATAATTTATGTTCTGAACTCGCTACAGAACGAGAATGAGGATGGAatggtatatattatattctgtgAAGAGAAGAGGCAATGCATGGGGCGTGCAATCTGCAACTTAACTTATCGAGGTGAATGCCGGGTATCCACCGAACCATCCTGCAAACCCAGTTCTCAGCTGCTCGTCAGCATACTACTCTTGTAAGCTGCAGGGAGAGTGAGACGTGAGCTGGGATTGGGAAGTGCATGGTGACCTACTGTCCGCGGAACCAGTCACCTCGCGTGCTGTCTGTTTGTGGCAGAGCGGTCCGGCGTTGTACTTTCATTCCCATCCGACAACTGCCTGAAGACCCTGCAACCTGCCGGTGATTGTTAGTCAGTCACTTCACCCGCCCtatatattctttaaaatatgagttttgctagGTATAAACAcggtcgcgcactaatctgtatatcaatattaatttattcatacttaaaatttaaattaacactatttttaataaaatttactttttaattaattacatcacattaatacacaaattacttacaactatatttctctttaaaatattataaactatatttccCCTTCCATTCTTTTCCAAGCTGCCAATCACATCCTGATCTTCATTTAGTAACTTTTctgccttcattttttttttttttcctatatatcTGGCTGTCTAGTCTCAACCTTTTAGTGGGAAGGAATGTTACTGTTTTGGCACAGCTTTGTGAGCGTGATCAGCCTGCATGGAAAAGTATGGGGGAGGAAAAAGAGCGCCCGGTAAACAAGGCTGTGGGTAACAGGTGGCGGTGACAAACACGTCAATTGGTGGGCTCGACACGTGGCTAAATGAGTAATGGCTTTATCTTTGTCCTTTTGTGACTTTTGTGTGTGGAGAATACTTGAAAAATGGGGTACTAGAACAAGCGAGGAATGAATGATGAGTCTTTTCAGTAATAACTAAGATATTGCATTGTATTATTGGACCACTCATGATCAATTCGACTCGTCCTATACTATTAGTGGAGAGATCAGTTACAttattaatttcatatatagCAGAGCTTAGCCCTGAAGGCTGAATATGCAGATGCCTCAagcttaatttatttgaaaatgggTAAGCTGGGAGAAAGTACAAAAGCATGCATGCTCTCTCTGCATTGACGTAAGCAGAATGTCGGGCAAGGAACTAGAAtaataatttctttgttttaatttaggTAGAACTTCTGAATTAGGCGATCATACCCatgtaagaaaagaaaacagcTTCCATTTTGAATTAATTACGTACGTCCCTACAAGTACTAAAACAGACCAATAAAAAAGGGTTTATCTTTAAGTGCATCATAATCATGGTCATGCTTGCTTTTCTGCTCCCTCCCGTGCATGCTTGCTGAAAACTGCATTAATATATTGTCCATGCAGCAGTACAAACTATTCTTTTTGTCCTATATATGCATCAGTCTTATTATAAATTTCACACTTTTGGCTTCGAAATTCCAAATTTACGTTGGGGTAGAGACGAGTTTCCTTCCAGCCCCCTCTCCCTTAATTGGAACCCTAAGTTGATGAATGtcgcatatatataattagtctAGTGCTCTGTTTTCAAGCCGATGCATGGCAAATAagccatatgtatatatatatatatacagcttAGGTGATGcttgttataaaataatattagaggAGAGGACTACTACTCATTGCTCGAGACATGAGTCACATGCATGATTTTCATGTACCTCTTAGATTGGTTAATTTGTAGCTAGCTAGGATGGCTAAAAGTGCCTAATATGTTGAAATCCAAGCTGGGTTTTGATTCAATATATGATTGATCAATactccatacatacatacatacatacgtacatgtgtgtatatatatatccagtcttgagtatatatttatatagaaaaatgatataatttatagTCATAAAATATAAAGACATCGCATACTCCTTTTTCTTATACAACctataactatatctaataatattcatttatatatagagGACGGATTTCAAGGTAGGTTGGCTTCATGCTTGTACTTGCAACGTATTAAAAAATGGCATTTATT
This genomic interval from Carya illinoinensis cultivar Pawnee chromosome 2, C.illinoinensisPawnee_v1, whole genome shotgun sequence contains the following:
- the LOC122295452 gene encoding pseudo histidine-containing phosphotransfer protein 6-like isoform X1, whose amino-acid sequence is MLGLGADRLWADMNRLLALLFHQGVLDEQFVQLQQLQDESSPNFVCEVVTIYFHESEKLLKNLRGLLMEREFSDYKKMGIHLNQFMGSSSSIGAKRVRNVCVAFRAASEQNNRAGCLRALELLEHEYCYLKNKLHELFHIEQQRLLAAGVRYPMQN
- the LOC122295452 gene encoding pseudo histidine-containing phosphotransfer protein 6-like isoform X2; this translates as MLGLGADRLWADMNRLLALLFHQGVLDEQFVQLQQLQDESSPNFVCEVVTIYFHESEKLLKNLRGLLMEREFSDYKKMGIHLNQFMGSSSSIGAKRVRNVCVAFRAASEQNNRAGWVFESFGAARA